From the genome of Mastacembelus armatus chromosome 5, fMasArm1.2, whole genome shotgun sequence:
ATACGACGTCAACAACAGGCTTTCCTGGCTTTATCAGCACAGGATGTACAGTTTTAATGATTACTTTGTGTAAATAATTGAAAATGttgattatttcattattgtaCATGAgtggtaatttttttttgtgcacataatgggccaaaaagaaaaaaaaaatagaatttgGTTCAAATATGGTCTGTTTCATTGAAATCCTGAGGAAACCTGAGtaactttgtgtgtttatttaaaaaaaaaaaaaaaaaaaaagcttcagaaCTGTAAACCAGGACTTCCCAGAAGTGGGTGCTGCAGGTGAAGACAGCCTGCAGCTGACCAGTTGTCCGTCAAGCGTAAAGGGTCAGGTGACAGGAGCATCACCAGCGTTCTGTTGTGTGTTGCGTGCTGATGACTCGGGAATGGCACAGGACGGCAGCTTTACCGTGTCCTCCTCTTGAGCCGTGCTGTTGTACTTAGCAGACAACTGTCCCTCCCAGCTCGGTCCATAAGTCCTGGTCTTAAATAGGCAGGTTGGCCACTTTGAAGTCCCATTATGTTGTTTGTACAGACTCTCACATTGTGAGATTAGTGGGGGTATACAAAATCTTGTGGCCTtagtgtggttttgtttttcctcatttgCCTTTTTTCATCATGGATCAGATGTATTTACGGACTAGACGGCCTTTGATcatggtatgttttttttttttaaaacctgaaGCTGTTATAGTTGCAGAATGTCAACGGCTTCCGTGGCGCTAAAACAGCCTCATCTCCTGCCGAGAGGTTGTTTTTATGATGATAATGAATATTTGGGTCATTGTTACTGATTACAGTGTAAGGCCCTATATAATCCTAAAGGAGCCCCTGGGATTTGGACTGTGCTTGTCCGTCGTGTTAAATTGTTTCCCTCTGCGGTGCTTTGGCTGGTCGCAGGCCGAGGCAGAATCAACACGTGTTTGACTTTGCTACACACTAACAATTGCCTTTTTTATCCAAATATTACGTGGTTGGTGTGTAATAATGGATGTCTGTCATGTCATTGGGTTTAGCCTCTTAAAGTGCGGCTACACAAATAATCATTGTATTACTAAATGATATTGTAACAAGCTATTTCTTTTACCTACTGTGTGATTTGGTCATACTGTGTGGAAGTCTTTGGTGGTCAGAAGGCAGAGGGAAGGTTGATCAGGGCCACTTTGCTGCCCATTGAACAGTTTCTCAAACTTGATCCTTTCTGCGAGCGACGAGGTCGTGATGTCTCTGTGCTAATCCTACTGTTTCAACACAGAAATCTGTGCTGGGCAGGAGCGTTAGCCTTCGATGCCGAACATACATGTTACATATCAAGACGTCACAGCCGTACCAGAGCAAGTAACGGTGATTTCAGGATCATCAcgctgagttttttttttttttttttttattattattatttaaaggtCCAGTAAAGCCTTAGACTGAATGTGGAGATTGAGTCCCAGAGTGATTTGTCTGATTTGTAGGATGATTTGTTGAGTACAAATAAGTAGCAGAAAATTGCGTGGTTTCACCAAACGTAATATTGGAAAGAAATCTTTACATGTTGTGTGGCGGTTAAAAGAGGGGATTCAATTTTATGTGACTTGATGGGATAAAGTGAAAACCCAGTAGCAAGTGAAGGGGCCAAGTTTGAGAAATGCGTTAATTAGCTCTGGAAACACTATTCCAAATCTGTGGAAGGGAAGCTGCTGGCGCAAGCACATACTGAAACTGGCTAAAGGGCAATACAGTATATAGTTGGTGTCTCTTGTTAataacattttgtcatttattgtttttagtaTTATCAATCTCATTGTTAAAATGCAATAGAATCCTTGAGTCGCAGATCATTTGTTTATAAGATTGAGGTTTAATTTTTCAGACGGATCAAAGGATTTATTTGTCTGAGGATTTCTCATCAAGTTTTGATGATTGTTTCAAGGACCTTTTTTATTCTGATGAACTTGTAAACACTggagtgaaaggaaaaaaaaaagacaaaaaaagagatatggatattttttctttcagactGTACTAGATTTTAGGTTTTAGACAAAGCCTATTACTCCTCAACGTGACACAGAGGGTGGACTGAGCAATTTGGATCAGTACAGTTGAGAGCCCAGtatgtttggttattttgacATTAGAGGCAGTAGTAccacaagaaaatgttttctttcttataCAAAGTCCCTGGTATTTGtagtaaattatattgataATGGTATTAGATGAACAGCAGCATAACAGTAGCTATCACAGATTAGTTGTTTACTTTATTAGTCTTGCATGCAGAGTTATGGTCCTCAGTTAAGATAGGATCTTGATATTGATTATTTTGTGTAGGAAAACGAGTGCGTAAGAATAACTTcctaaaaaaaatgttacaatgATTATTGTAAGATGGGCTAACTAATATGTACCCTTGTGATCCAATTAGTTTCAACTGTATGAAAACCAGAGGAGAGGCTTCTTACTATTATGCTGAAATAAAAGAATTTGTAAAGGACTTTTGTGTTCTCACAGCCTGGGCTGACGTTTTTCGATGCGCACAGAGTCTCAGCATTCATGTTTTATCAACACATGCTTGAATGAGCTGCTCTGGCAACCAGGCCGTCTCCAGGCCTTATTTTCTTAGCACAAATGCATCTTTTAACTGACACATTAATGCTGACCCACATTTCACAGACTGCCAGTTTGGATAGTTCTGACCCATTTTGATTCTTGAAAGTATTTCCTCTTTGGCATCAGGGTGTTTGCTGCCTCAGAGGATGCACATGGGTCATAATGGTCACGTTAAGGACGAGCCCTGTTCAGTCATTAGCTGAAGGATCGATTTCCAACTGGACAGGTCTGGTCTGGTGAGGGGACTGCTGGCTCCTTTGTGCCTTTAAGGTCCTGACTAAGTACTGCAACAATAAACTGGAGAAGGGAGCCCCACTGGGAAAACTCGTGTGTGACTAGAATAGTAATAGTGATGTGGTAGTAGACTTAAAGCCAGACGACCTTAAGAAGTCTGCTGTAACACATTAGAGGATAAGATCACAGTCACCTTTAACCTGCATGAACTGGgtattttgtcatatttcctcagaacagaaacagacaaatccACTTTGTGCTATTAGACTGTAAAGTGGTTCTAGTGGCCAGGAGTCCGgaccttttgtttttatttcaataatTTAAAATCTGCTCTCTGCCCTGtggtaaaaactaaaacaatagaATGAAAGTATGGCAGGTGCAGCGGTGTTCCTGCAGAGGGCGGCAGCGGGTTTGAAAGCGGTGAGATGACGAGCGCAGAGGAAGAAACTAGTCCATGGTGGAAGATAAACCAGACTTTCATGTTCGACACTAAAACCTCCAGCTTGGAAGGCGGCCACTTCCAAAAACGTTCCCAGCAGCTGGACAAACGTCACGTTAATGCGACGGTTTTACTCGACCAGCCGGAAGTCGCTTAATCCAACCAGGGTCGAAGATGTTCGGTGATAACGCTCCTGCACATGGATCcgaggatggagacaaggaaGCGGCTTCGTCTGAGTCAGAGCAGCGGGGATTTAAACCGGTACCGGACGTCACCGCGACCCCTTCCTCCAGGTTTCTGCAGGTGGAACTGGAGCTGAACACACACCTGCGCCGGCTCAGCTTCAGCGAGCCCGTCCGGTACATCTACAACCCGCTGGAGTACGCGTGGGACACGCACCGCTGCTACGTGGAGAAGTACTGCCAGGGCGGACAAAGCGTCCTCTTCTTGGGGATGAATCCGGGACCTTTCGGTATGGCACAGACTGGGGTGAGCACCGCACTAATACGCACGTACATTTTCTCCGGATCAGCGCAGGAGCATGGATCATTACGCACAGACGGTCTCTACCCAAAATAACCCAAACAGCAACAATCCGCTGCTAGAGCAGGTCCTTTATACACATCATCATATATACATTAGTCCTTAAACATCATGGAGAGGATCAGCCTCTCTGTGCGCCCCAAACCACCAGGATCCCCACACTGCACCATTGCAAACATTATAATCTGAAATCCAAGACCAGTGGATCCAGCATTAGGACCTAACAAGCCTCCGTGTGCAGTGGGACTGTATTAAAATGATCGGAAATGTAGTGAGCTCATAGATACATGTTTATACTATAGTTTATATTTGCCAgcttttcttgtgtgtgtgctaaaTCACTAGTGTCTCCTGTTTAACCTGTATTTTTCCAGTTGTACTCAGATATGAGCGTACTGGTCTGATTTGTTTTACATTGATGTGATTTTGTGACCAGGATGTGTTTCAGGTCAGCTTGAGTTATTTACTTGTTTCTGCACAGGTACCCTTTGGTGAAGTGAAGTCAGTTGTTGATTGGCTGAAGATCACAGGGGAGGTCAGTCATCCTCAGGATGAGCATCCAAAACGCCGGATCACGGGGCTCGCCTGCACTCAGAGCGAAGTGAGTGGAGCACGTTTCTGGGGTTTCTTCAGAAAGTTGTGCGGGGAGCCGGGGCTCTTCTTCCGTCACTGCTTTGTGCACAACCTGTGCCCACTGGTTTTCATGAGTGCCAGTGGGAAGAATCTGACGCCCCCTGAGCTGCCCGCGGCTGAACGAGAGGCTCTCCTGGCCCTGTGTGACGTCGCACTGTGCCAGGCGGTGGAGGCGCTGGGCGTTTCCATGGTGATTGGCGTTGGAAGAGTGGCAGAGCAGCGGGCACGGCGAGCTCTGTCTGCTGCGAGTGTCAGTGTTCGAGTCGCGGGCATCATGCATCCGTCGCCTAGGAACCCACTAGCCAATAAGGGCTGGGAGGAAGTAGCCAAAGCCAAACTGGCAGAACTGGGTGTCATGTCGCTGCTGAGCAACACGTGAGCTGGTCAGGGGGAGCTCCAGTCAAAGACTCAGTGTATGTCTGATTTAGTTGTTACACTAGTATAAATTTTCTGAGCAAACACTTCCAGCGTCACGGACAGTTACAGCAAACAGCTCATGCTGTAACTCAGGCTGTGAACACATCTGTCCAGCAGCTGCATCGGTTCTTCTGCTGCAAAGCTGTGTCTTCGTTTTGAGACCACGGACTTAGTTTGAGGACCGTCTCTACACTACAGTAACTTTAAGGTGCTTTATATCCAAAGCATAAGCTCTGGCTGTTTGTGAATGTTCAGTTTTAAGTCATTTAACAGGTAAATCTGTAAGAAAGAATGTTTTGTACACACAGTTGTACATATTGTTTATGCTGGACGACTGTAGAGTGGTTTTCTTAAGTCGTCTTTCTGtcatgtattttattcatttatgcactttttttcccacatttttactcatttaattaagtaattttgtttaatttactgtatttctgtaCTCAGCATTCAGCTTCCTGTTTAAACTAATagacaataatgaaaaataaactattattCTTTCTTTGGTACTCCAAACACAAAGGTCTCCAGTAAAACCTGTGCGGTTCCTATGGTGACGAAGTTCAAATGAGTGCTGTGAGAAAGGCCTGTCTGGATTTCATTTTGTCCATGTCGATCCTCAAACACACCCAAACCCATTCCTCACTTGTTGGATGAGCTTGTGCTAAAACTACACTGCCATCAAGTGTTCACATGTGGGAGAACAATTCTTACACAATCAGGGATaatatctgaaaatattaaataacttATATACATAAGCTGCATCCAAGTATTAAAGCATAGCAATGGCTGATGATAAGTTTTCAGACAGTGCCTCTTGGGTTCTCCTAAGCTGTTATTAAGAGAAATGTTTATCCAGGAGGATATTATCTCCCCCCCTCTCACTTTCTCCACTACTGAGAATTGCAATGAACACCTACCAGCAGCAGATCCTGTGTCCTGTGGCTATGGGAGTTGAAGTCTGGTACTTTGCTTTGTCCCGTGATAAGCTGTGTACTCGTGAACCACATCTCCCATGAGTCCCCACTGCATCACTAGTGTTACTTGGGGCTCACATGGTTCGGGAGATATTGTGAAACTCTTGCACCCGACAGGACTGCTCATCACTATCTATACATGAATGCATCCTGCATGAGGTAGCAGAAAATACATCCCACAGCAGAATCAGGTAAGATTGAAAGATTAACACAGGAtagtttattcattcattagaCCTGATGCTCTTATAGAGCCATGAATGCCTAATTACAGCTGATAGAAATTCACTTAACAAGTGACCAGTAAGAAAAGACAACATTAATTGGCTAACTTCTGAACtaacaaataaaaagtgaatgtgttttatttttattttagttttaactATGTATTACTGAATCATGTTAACTTTGTCCTTTTTAGCAATTAAACATGATACATGGAAAGAAATGATTGTAACAATACTGGAACATAAAGTTAAGCTATTAGTTGGCTAAGGAATATCTTTAATCATCATTAACAAAACAAGTAGATAAATGATGCTGCTGACAACCACAAACCTGTCACTATCTCTGTTTTTCACATATTATATATGACCTCAGTACATGGGGCCCATGAGCATGTCTGTAATAAACATATTGTACAGCCGGCCGGTGTTATGACCATGTGCATTCCTGAACTGGCTCTGATATCGACTTTCACCAGCTGTTCTCCTCCAGACTGCAACCGGAGCACCTTTCACTGggtctgcatgtgttttcttcctAAACAGCACGACTTCCTGTTACCATGGATAAACAGTCCACGGTGGTGTTTCGAAATGTGGGGCAATTGTATTTCCCTCAGACCAGAGTGGAGTGCCACTACAGTCTGaactctgaccatcagtggagcAGCAGTGACTGGATTGGGATTTTTGAGGTGGATTCATTAATCCCCCATTAATCCCctttccctcacacacacacatcaccgcCTCTAATTTAGTAAAATAAGAGATTTGTTTCAGTAAAGATGGAGATGCTGCTGTGGCTGatattgtgttttctgtcctgcCCCAGATGGGGTGGTCTTCAGTGAAACAGTATTACACATATACATGGGCTGCTGTTCCTGAGGGCTACACTGAAGGGACCAGTGTCAACTGCTGTGCACTTTTCCATGGTAAGAGTTCAGCCAACaggttaacacacacacacacacacacacagaggtcttctttctttctctgactTAAAGTATGTTGCTCCGTCTCACACTGAGCATCAGTCAGGCTGGGTCTAGTGTGACTGTTATTTAGGCTATGACCAAATCATTTGTTgcaaattttacttttttgtgtgaaatttcacttcaagaaaaaaaaagcatcactgaaataaatgtctAACCGATACAGCGTGTTACCTGCCCCGCCCCAGTCATGTGGAGTACCAGTTTGTGTATATGGACAAGATGGGTGAGGTGTGTGCCCGTAGTCGCCCCTTCACTTTCTGTGCTCCCAAGCccctggaggagctggagactCTGAAAGAGGAGCAAGAtttggaggatggagaggaggagctgCTCCTGGTCATCCCCAGggctcagctgctgcaggtacAGAGAAAACTAATGCTAATACCACTTAATAACAATTAAAATAACAACTccataaaaaaatgttgtgcAAACAAACGATAATGCGAGCCAGCTTGTTCTCTCTCTGCGTTGTGGACAGAGTCGACTGGAGGAATGCctgaaaaaacaagcagagttACAGCAGGCTTTGGACCAGGCAGAACAGGAGACAGAGAATGAGAAGGAGAACGGAATAAAATCAAAGACGGAGTGGGAGAGTGAAAGAGAATCGATGAAAGAAGAGATCTCAGAGCTTAGAGACAACCTGAGACAAAAATGTGAGCTGCTaaagaagatggaaggaaagcaaaaggtaaaaacaagtcatttgaaCAAACATCTTTAGTTGTACGTCCAAAAAC
Proteins encoded in this window:
- the LOC113130586 gene encoding single-strand selective monofunctional uracil DNA glycosylase, producing MFGDNAPAHGSEDGDKEAASSESEQRGFKPVPDVTATPSSRFLQVELELNTHLRRLSFSEPVRYIYNPLEYAWDTHRCYVEKYCQGGQSVLFLGMNPGPFGMAQTGVPFGEVKSVVDWLKITGEVSHPQDEHPKRRITGLACTQSEVSGARFWGFFRKLCGEPGLFFRHCFVHNLCPLVFMSASGKNLTPPELPAAEREALLALCDVALCQAVEALGVSMVIGVGRVAEQRARRALSAASVSVRVAGIMHPSPRNPLANKGWEEVAKAKLAELGVMSLLSNT